A region of the Massilia sp. erpn genome:
GTTCAGGAATTGCTTCTTGCTGACGTTGACCACTTCGACGATGGCGACCATGCCGCTTTCGTGCGCAAGCTGCAGGCCCAGCTTCACAGCGGGCCGCATCAGCGAATCGGAGAGGCCGCGCGTCCTCAGATCGTTGAAAACCGTGACATCGGTATCGAGCGAGTAGGACGCAATCTCACGCTCGGCGGCGCGCGAGGGCAGGGAAAAAAGGGCGAGCGAAGCCATTGCCGCCAGAACGGCGGTGGAAATGTAACGCATGGGAGTCTCCGGTTGTTTTTTTGTTTTGGTGCGACGAAACTGCGACAGCTGCCTATTTTTTGCAGACCGGCGTGGCCGGCAAGGTATCGACGTGCGTCATCTGCTCGGTTTGGCCGAGCACTTCGACGCCGACGAAGGCGCGCATCTTGAGGATGCGGTCCTTGACGCGCAGCGTGCCTTTATAGGTTTTCTTGTCGCGCGGGTCGTAGATCCAGCCGTCGCGCCAAGCCTCGCCGTCGTAGCGGTTGAGCTGGGCGATTTGTTCGCCGCAGGTGTCCTTGGCGGTGCCGGCGTCCTTGTCCCAAACGATGCGGCCGCAGAGGGAATTGGCGCGGTCGGGGCAGGCGTTGA
Encoded here:
- a CDS encoding DUF2147 domain-containing protein, translated to MKKLLAIWMCIYAGTAFAAAPEEAKGLWLTAEKDAVIEFNACPDRANSLCGRIVWDKDAGTAKDTCGEQIAQLNRYDGEAWRDGWIYDPRDKKTYKGTLRVKDRILKMRAFVGVEVLGQTEQMTHVDTLPATPVCKK